One segment of Danaus plexippus chromosome 10, MEX_DaPlex, whole genome shotgun sequence DNA contains the following:
- the LOC116766899 gene encoding uncharacterized protein LOC116766899, with product MPESGKTKGRRFFVVHYILLRFLGLGWWHSPEENNTNNFPGIYLYYSILTEVVWVAGFVGLESMDPFIGHKDLDRLMFSLAFVVTHDLTIVKLYIFFFKNQQIQDIIRTLEIDLHQFYQNEEKNRKTVRITRIFTGLFIFFGWMTIGNGNVYGIIQDLRWKAEVAQLNDTSLRPFRTLPQPIYIPWEHQNDLSFIITFLLETVGLLWTGHIVMTIDTFIGSVILHMSTQFSIMQEAISTAYDRTMDKLIKGVIECNDPVALNDCEASLGESRRDMIVRTYCTKQEIEIALENTLKSCFRQHQMLISCVDKFASTYSYGFMTQLLSSMAAICSVMVQVSRDASSLKSISLVTSLAFFGAMIIQLALQCFTSSELTHQAERVSEAVMCCKWERMPVRLRRYLVLMIARSQRPLQLTAGGFATMNNDCFLAILKAAYSYYAVLSQRQG from the exons ATGCCAGAATCAGGCAAAACAAAGGGCAGGCGGTTCTTCGTCGTCCATTATATTCTGCTGAGGTTTCTTGGATTGGGTTGGTGGCATTCACCAGAAGAGAACAATACTAACAATTTCCCAGGGATATATTTGTACTATTCGATTCTAACTGAGGTTGTCTGGGTGGCTGGTTTCGTAGGATTGGAATCAATGGATCCCTTCATCGGTCACAAGGATCTCGATCGTCTGATGTTCAGTCTAGCTTTCGTTGTCACTCACGATCTAACAATTGTTAAGCTGTACATATTCTTCTTTAAGAATCAACAAATCCAAGACATTATACGTACTTTAGAAATAGATCTACACCAGTTCTACCAGAACGAAGAGAAAAATCGTAAAACAGTTCGTATTACTAGGATTTTTACaggtttgtttatatttttcggatggaTGACTATAGGGAATGGCAACGTGTATGGAATTATACAGGATCTGCGTTGGAAAGCTGAAGTTGCCCAATTAAATGACACATCATTGAGGCCCTTTCGCACTCTGCCACAGCCGATTTACATCCCTTGGGAGCATCAAAACGATTTATCGTTTATTATAACCTTTTTACTGGAAACCGTAGGCTTGCTCTGGACGGGACATATAGTGATGACTATCGATACATTTATCGGCTCAGTGATTCTTCACATGAGCACTCAGTTTTCTATCATGCAAGAAGCCATATCCACAGCCTATGATCGCACTatggataaattaattaaaggtgTAATTGAGTGCAACGACCCGGTCGCTTTGAACGACTGTGAAGCCTCACTTGGTGAGAGCAGACGTGATATGATTGTGAGAACTTATTGTACGAAACAAGAAATAGAGATCGCTTTAGAGAACACATTGAAAAGTTGTTTCCGTCAGCATCAAATGTTAATAAG TTGCGTGGATAAATTCGCCTCGACCTACTCCTACGGGTTTATGACCCAACTGTTGTCTAGCATGGCGGCGATTTGTTCCGTAATGGTCCAAGTTTCG cgGGACGCATCAAGTTTAAAGTCAATCAGTTTAGTAACGTCACTAGCATTCTTTGGAGCTATGATTATTCAGCTCGCCCTGCAGTGTTTCACTAGCAGCGAGTTGACTCATCAA GCAGAGCGTGTCTCTGAAGCCGTTATGTGCTGTAAATGGGAACGTATGCCAGTCAGGTTGAGAAGATACTTGGTACTGATGATAGCCCGCTCTCAGAGACCCTTGCAGCTCACGGCCGGGGGATTCGCTACCATGAACAACGACTGTTTCCTAGCT